CGTTTATGTTCCGCCGCAAGTGGGCATGAAGATGGTCGGTTCCATTGCCTCGAAACCGGCGAAGCAGGTCTTCTTCAACCCTGGCAGCGAAAGCGAAGAACTACTAGAAGCCGCGCGGCAACGCGGTATCGACCCAATCCAAGCTTGCAGCATTGTGGACGTAGGGGTGACGCCTGCTATGATGGACTAACCAACATGGTTCCTCCTTTGGGAAACCGCAGAAGGTGGCCGAGAAACGGACTCTCAGCCACCTTCATTTTTTTGCGCTCAGCGAAAGGTAGAACACTCACAGAATGCATCCACCTCGGCGAATACTTACGCCGCCTGCTTTTCTTCATCGGAAGAAGGTGCCCCTGGAGTGGTTCGCTTAAACCAGCCCTCACCAATCACGCGTAGGGCGACACGATCTTCTAAATTCGGACGGAAGATCGTCAGCAGCATCAACGGCATGTACCACGCGATATAGGTCGTCCCATCGTTGGCGTGCCAGAACTGGGCAGCCACCATCAAACCGGCCGTGCAACTAAGCAGCGTTCCTAAGTTCTTTTGAGCTGGCCAGATCGCGAAGGCAATCGACATCACCGCGAAGGCAGCCAGTACCGGAATGCGATAGGCATTGGAGTTGAAATAGTAATTCCAGAAGCCTGTGTAACCTTCGTCGCGCGGTAGCCACAAGCCAAACATGGCACGGAATTGATGCATATAAGATTCGAAGTCGGAAGACGTGAATACCAGCGAAAGCGCCAAGAGCACCAGCGTCGAGACCACGCCAATTAAGAAGCGTCCACGCCCCCGTTCCCAGTAATAGCTGAACCAGAGCGGCAGCAGGAACAAAGGATAGTACAGCGTTCCGATGGCGAACCCCATGAACACGCCCGATAACAGTGGGGTGCGATAGAAGTAAATCGCCCAAACCAGCATCGCGGCTGGCAGGACGTGATCGATTCGCCCTGTGTTCACGGCGGCGTAAGGGAGCAGGAAGTAGAACATCGCTGCTCCTACCCCCATGCGGATACTGTCGAAATGACGATAACCAACCAGAACCATCCCGGCCAACAAAGCGATATTCGCCAGAATCGCCATCACCTTCGCGACAACGATTGTGATCTTGTCACGGGTCTCTAGGTCGGTCGATTCTGGCTGCGCCATACGGTAGGTTGGAATTCGGGGCACCATCAGCAACATTCGGTAGCCAGGTCCGTAATGCCGCAGCGACTCTTCGACTTCTTTGGGAGAACTCTTTGATGCCTCGCGTACCCCACGTAAATCGGCATCCGATGGACGCCCTACGACGATGTTGGTCATCAAGAAGATGAATAGCGCGCAAGTGATGAATACCATCCCGCCGATTGTGAGATTCGGTTCCAGCATCGGTCGACGCACCATCGTGGGATCTATAAATAAACGAATACAGATCAATCCACTGACGCAGAAAAGCCAAACGTAGCCAGCCTTCTCCAGCGTGCGGCCAATTTGCAGCAATTCCTGCCGCGATGGTTTCTCGGGGTCTTCCTCGACTGGTGGCGCAGCCTCTGGCGCCAGCGCAACCTCGGCGTCACCATCTAATTTGGGAATCAACGGCGAAACATCGGCAGCTACGGCCGGAACTACCGTGGCACGATCAATGCTTTGCTGACCGAAATAGACCATCAAGAGCCCAGGAGCCAGCGAGATGATCAAAAGAACGTCCAGATTGCGGACACTCCAGACTCGGTTGAACTTGAAGTACAGACCGATCACCAGCAGCGACGACAGGTAAGCCCAAGTCGTCGGGTTGACGCTTTCGTACTGAAATAGAATTTCGCGCATCGGCCGACTGGAGTCTGGTGCGACGTTGCTCCCCATCCCCGAAGCTCATGTCCCTGAAAGAAGTATTCATCCCCGTCGCCTCGTCTACGCGATCAAATGCGTGCGATTTGGCGGACGCCCTGTCAGGCAAGCAACTCAACGGCACTGGAGCGAATCAATTTGATTCCGGCAGTCGAGGAAATTGGGAAGACCGTCTTTCAGAGGGGTAGGCTGGATGGGAATTTGTCAACGTTCATTATCAACGATTCGAATGGTAGTTTCCAAGCCCAGCCGATGATTCTTGGCCGGCGTATGACAAGAACTTCGACTACCACGCGAAGTGATCATAACTTCAAGAAGAATACGCATTTCCGTTAAAAACACAAGCACCAAAATACCTTCACAGACTCGTCACTGGGCTGAAATTTGATCCGGAAATGGTCACCACCACTGCGAACATCGGCTTGCCACAAACTTATCTCTGGTACGTTAGGGAGAAAGCACGTACGATGTCGGGTGGTTAGGGCACTGACGCCCACTTTAGGTAAGATCCGCCCCAACAAGCGTGTCGCTTCAGGGCAAACCAACCAACGTGGGCAGGATTTTGCTCGTAACGGATTACCTTCGGGCCATCCAATTCGTCCCCTTTGCTGGATACCTCTTGAGGAACTATTTCATGAAGGTCGATTCGACAACACGTTTCTGGTTGGCAAGTTTCGGGGTGGGAAGCGTCATGACGGCGTTCGCGATCCTGGGAATGACCGTCGGCCTCAACTGGCAGAGCCCGGCCAGAGTAATCCCGGTCAACGCAAGCACCGCTGCCACAAGCGAAACGATGTGTGCCGCCACCGGTCGCGTTGATGAGGAAATGGAAGGCCTCTTCACGCTGGATGCCCTCACCGGTGACCTTCAATGTGCCGTCATCAACAGCCAAACCGCGAAATTCGCAGGTCTTTTCCGTACCAATGTCGTCAACGACTTGGGACTGGATGCGACGAAAAAGCCCTCTTATCTATTACTAACAGGAAATGCCGCTTTCCGTGCGACGACAGGCAACTCGCGTCCGGCGGACTGCGTGGCATACGTGGTGGATTCTACGAGCGGGCGTTTCGCAGCCTATGGACTCGGTTGGAATCGAAACATTTCGGCTCGTGGTGCCCAACAGTCCGGCGCTTTGGTGCTACTAGATAAGGGAACTGCACGAAACGTCGTCATTCGCGACTAATCCACAGCCAGGTAGTTATTCGGCATATACTCGGTCCATCGGTCATTAGTGGGCTGTATGGAACAATCGAGCCTCTCGAAGCCCGCGGCTTTGCCAGCGGGCTTTTTCTATCTAGATTCCCAGAATTCCCCGAGGAAAACAGGATCGACGGTAATTCAGCCGGTTGTCGAGAGAAAGCCTCCCGTCGTAAACTTGAACTGTCGCGAATCTGTTTTGATTCGCCTGAAATCTGTTGGTTGGATTTGCATGAAGATTTGTATCAACGAAGAGTCACGCGAGGTGCCTGATGGGGCAACTGTGGCCGATATCGTCGAGACCCTCTCGATCAATCCCAAATTCGTGGCCGTCGAAGTCAACTTAGAGCTTATTCCGCGTGACGAGCACGCCACACATATGTTGGCTGACGGGGATCAATTGGAAGTTGTCACCCTCGTAGGAGGTGGTTAATGAGTCTCGCCGAAACGAGTACCTCCGATGCCCCGCTTGTCTTGGGCACGCATACGCTACGAAGCCGCTTGATTGTCGGTACGGGAAAATACGACACGCTTGATTTGATGCGGCAATCGCTTGATGCATCAGGCAGCGAGTGCGTTACGGTCGCGGTTCGTCGTGAACGCCTTTATGATCCAACCGGTCGCAACTTGTTGGACTACATCGACTTCCACCGCTATACACTGCTGCCTAACACGGCCGGTTGTTACAACGCCCGCGATGCGGTGCGAACCGCCAAGCTCGGTCGCGAGATTCTCCTTGGTCTAGAAAATCCAGGAGCAGATTGGGTCAAGCTGGAAGTGTTGGCCGACACAAAGACATTGCTTCCCGATCCGGTCGAGACCCTGCTGGCATGCGAGCAACTCGTCGAGCTTGGTTTTCAAGTGCTCTGCTATACGACCGATGATCCAGTAATCGCCAAACGCCTGAAGCAAGTCGGTGCGACCGCCGTGATGCCTGCCGGAAGCCCGATTGGCTCGGGGCAGGGGATCTTGAACCCGAACAACATCCGCATCTGTCTTGAATACCTGAAAGGGGAAGATCCCGACTATCCGGTGATTGTCGACGCTGGTGTTGGCACGGCGAGCGACGTGGCATTTGCGATGGAACTTGGCGTGGATGGCGTGCTGCTGAATACAGCAATCGCTCACGCCAAGGATCCGGTTCGGATGGCTCACGCTATGCGTCATGCTACCGAAGCAGGTCGACTCGCCTACCACTCGGGACGAATCCCGCGTCGTTTGTACGCATCGGCAAGCAGCCCGGAAGATGGCGTGATTGGACGCACGGCAACTTAGTTTTCTGCTAGAAGTCTCTCCAGCCCCATAGGTTGATCATGCCCAAGCCGCAACCGAAGTTTGCCGCGGCACTATCCGTTCGTGACACCACTGAAGACGCATTGGCAGAGGTCATTCGCCAAGCTCTGGACGATCTCGCTGCGCCGGTTGATCTGGCGATGGTCTTCCTTTCGCCTCACCATGCGCAGCACGTGGAAACGGTCGCCAAAGAGTTGACGCGTCTGCTGGGCACAAGCAACGTCATCGGGTGCACTGGCGAATCGATCATCGGAGAATCTCGCGAAGCGGAAGACACACCGGCAATTAGTTTGTGGCTGGCTCACCTGCCGGAAACGACCATCGTCCCGATGCACTTAGAGTTCCAGCGTACCGCCGACGGAGGAAGTATCGTCGGTTGGTCCGATCAACTTCCCAACACTTGGCCAGCCGATGCGGCATCGCTGGTCTTGGCAGAACCGTTTAGTTTTCCGACGGATTTACTGCTAGAACGAATTAACGAAGACCATCCCGGCATGCCAGTCATCGGTGGCATGTCGAGCGGCAGTTACCAGCCAGGCGAGAATCGCCTGATCATGGGAGACAAAGTTCTCGAGTCGGGCGGGGTATTCGTCTATGTCCAAGGCAACGTTCGTATTCGCTCGGTAGTCTCGCAAGGCTGTCGACCGATTGGCGATCCATTCGTAATTACTAAAGCAGAGCGAAACGTCGTCTACGAGTTGGGTGGCCATCCGGCGCTGCAGCAAGTCGAGGCGATCTTCAAGACCTTGCCGGTTAAAGACCAACAGCTTGTCAGTCGTGGACTTCATATCGGCCGTGTTGTTGACGAATACCAGTCGGATCGCAGTCAGGGCGACTTCATCGTTCGTAACGTCGTGGGCATCGAAAAGGAGTCCGGCGCACTGATGATCGGCGACTACGTAAAGCCAGGGCAGACGGTTCAGTTCCATGTTCGAGACGAGTTCTCCGCGTCGGCCGAACTAAAGCAACTCTTCGCAGAGCTCAAGAAAGACGGCTGCCAGGCTGCCTCCGTGCTTACGTTTACCTGCAACGGACGAGGCACCAAGTTATTCAGTCAGCCGCATCACGACGCGACATGTGTGACCAACGCGTTCGGTAAGATTCCCAACGCAGGCTTCTTCGCCGCTGGCGAAATCGGCCCCGTCGCTGGACGTAATTTTCTGCACGGTTTTACCGCCAGCGTCGCCGTAATGGAAGCGTCTGCGGAATAGCCAGTCGCGTTGACCGGTGCCCAGCGATTCATGAGCATTGTCGAGCTTCACATCGGCTCGTTGGTCTGAGGCATTTTTGTGGCTACGAATCGCTTCGGGCTCGTACCCGTCAAACGGCGGAACATCGCAATGAACGACGACGATGTTCCGTATCCCAGGTCCAATGCGACCGATTCAACGCTGTGCCCGCCTTGAAGAAGTGGCAGGGCGCGGACAATCTTCAAACGCTGTCGCCACTCGGTTAAAGACATCCCTAGTTCCAACTGACAATGTCGCATGAGCGTTCTTTTGCTCATGTCGAAATCTGCAGCAAGCTGATCGAGCGAACGATTATCTGCGGGGTCGTTTCTGAGCTCCTGTAGTAAGGCATCCAAATCAGGATTGCTGGTGGCCGGGACATAGCTGCCGGTGATCTGGCAATTGGCCAGTTGATCGACCAAGACGCGAAGAAGCCTTTGCCGCTCGGACTGATTATTGTCGGCTGGGTTATCTCGCAGGAAATCGAGTATTGCTTGAACGAGTGGGGTAACGACCACTACGCAAAGTTCGTCTGGCATCGGCTTGCAGTACTTGCGTGAGATGTACAGCGAACAGTGAACCGTCTCGTTGTGATTAAAGCTGGTGTGCTCAGTCCCTGCGGGAATCCACAGGCCCAAATGAGGCGGTGCCAGGAAAAGATCGTCGCCCGCTTGGACCTCGGTGATACCACTATACGAATAAACAAATTCGCTCCATGGGTGACGCATCACCGGATACGCCCCACGAGCTGGCATGTGCTCTGTCCGAAAGTAAATCGGCGCTGGCATCTTGTCGGCAAATGGAGGATGTCGAACGTGATCGATCTGCTTCGTTCTCTTCTTTTTCATACGATTGGCACTCCT
The genomic region above belongs to Blastopirellula marina and contains:
- a CDS encoding CoA-binding protein, with amino-acid sequence MTKPTVAILGASAERSKYGNKSVRAHLQNGYDVFPVNPKGGQIEGLKVYTSLHDIPVEQLDRISVYVPPQVGMKMVGSIASKPAKQVFFNPGSESEELLEAARQRGIDPIQACSIVDVGVTPAMMD
- the thiS gene encoding sulfur carrier protein ThiS, yielding MKICINEESREVPDGATVADIVETLSINPKFVAVEVNLELIPRDEHATHMLADGDQLEVVTLVGGG
- a CDS encoding thiazole synthase: MSLAETSTSDAPLVLGTHTLRSRLIVGTGKYDTLDLMRQSLDASGSECVTVAVRRERLYDPTGRNLLDYIDFHRYTLLPNTAGCYNARDAVRTAKLGREILLGLENPGADWVKLEVLADTKTLLPDPVETLLACEQLVELGFQVLCYTTDDPVIAKRLKQVGATAVMPAGSPIGSGQGILNPNNIRICLEYLKGEDPDYPVIVDAGVGTASDVAFAMELGVDGVLLNTAIAHAKDPVRMAHAMRHATEAGRLAYHSGRIPRRLYASASSPEDGVIGRTAT
- a CDS encoding FIST N-terminal domain-containing protein, whose translation is MPKPQPKFAAALSVRDTTEDALAEVIRQALDDLAAPVDLAMVFLSPHHAQHVETVAKELTRLLGTSNVIGCTGESIIGESREAEDTPAISLWLAHLPETTIVPMHLEFQRTADGGSIVGWSDQLPNTWPADAASLVLAEPFSFPTDLLLERINEDHPGMPVIGGMSSGSYQPGENRLIMGDKVLESGGVFVYVQGNVRIRSVVSQGCRPIGDPFVITKAERNVVYELGGHPALQQVEAIFKTLPVKDQQLVSRGLHIGRVVDEYQSDRSQGDFIVRNVVGIEKESGALMIGDYVKPGQTVQFHVRDEFSASAELKQLFAELKKDGCQAASVLTFTCNGRGTKLFSQPHHDATCVTNAFGKIPNAGFFAAGEIGPVAGRNFLHGFTASVAVMEASAE
- a CDS encoding AraC family transcriptional regulator, whose protein sequence is MKKKRTKQIDHVRHPPFADKMPAPIYFRTEHMPARGAYPVMRHPWSEFVYSYSGITEVQAGDDLFLAPPHLGLWIPAGTEHTSFNHNETVHCSLYISRKYCKPMPDELCVVVVTPLVQAILDFLRDNPADNNQSERQRLLRVLVDQLANCQITGSYVPATSNPDLDALLQELRNDPADNRSLDQLAADFDMSKRTLMRHCQLELGMSLTEWRQRLKIVRALPLLQGGHSVESVALDLGYGTSSSFIAMFRRLTGTSPKRFVATKMPQTNEPM